In one Brevibacillus composti genomic region, the following are encoded:
- a CDS encoding DUF402 domain-containing protein: protein MSPAPGSIIRIESYKHDHSLHRIWDKTTLIHTSDAVVIGGNDRVKVTESDGREWRTREPAICTFGRGQWFNTIAMIRDDGIYYYCNIGSPFSLKGNLLSYIDYDLDVKVFPDMTYTILDEEEFLLHGKQMNYPPVVVERVQHALREVLDWVRARRGPFQNGFVQRWYERYLSVRVDEE from the coding sequence ATGTCGCCAGCTCCAGGCTCAATCATACGCATAGAAAGCTATAAACACGACCACTCCCTGCATCGTATCTGGGACAAGACGACCCTGATCCATACCAGCGATGCAGTAGTGATTGGCGGCAACGATCGAGTAAAGGTGACAGAGTCTGACGGCCGGGAGTGGCGGACACGTGAGCCGGCAATCTGCACGTTTGGTCGCGGACAGTGGTTCAATACCATCGCGATGATTCGGGACGATGGGATTTACTACTATTGCAACATCGGTTCCCCCTTCAGCCTCAAGGGGAATCTCTTGAGCTACATTGACTATGACTTGGATGTCAAAGTGTTTCCCGATATGACGTACACGATTCTCGATGAAGAGGAGTTTCTCTTGCACGGCAAGCAGATGAACTATCCTCCCGTTGTGGTGGAGCGGGTACAGCATGCGTTGCGGGAAGTGCTGGATTGGGTGCGCGCCAGAAGAGGCCCTTTTCAAAACGGATTTGTCCAACGCTGGTACGAGCGCTACCTGTCTGTGCGTGTGGACGAGGAGTAA
- the fabL gene encoding enoyl-[acyl-carrier-protein] reductase FabL, whose amino-acid sequence MCTTKKVALVTGGTRGIGKAIAHQLAEQGYDLVLNYLRNRSAAREAAAELEEKGARVHLVKANVGDVEKIKELFAEIDREFGRLDVFVNNAASGVLRPLMELEESHWDWTMDINSKALLFSAQEAAKLMIKTGQGGKIVSLSSLGSIRVLDNYTTVGVSKAAVEALTRYLAVELAPHNIVVNAVSGGAVDTDALRHFPNREELLSDSAARTPAGRIVEPEDLANAVMFLLSDKAWMIRGQTLIVDGGISLLT is encoded by the coding sequence ATGTGTACAACCAAAAAAGTGGCACTGGTCACCGGCGGCACGCGCGGAATCGGCAAGGCCATTGCACATCAACTGGCCGAACAGGGCTACGATTTGGTATTGAACTATCTGCGGAACCGCAGCGCGGCCCGCGAGGCAGCGGCCGAGCTGGAGGAAAAAGGTGCCCGCGTACATCTGGTGAAAGCCAATGTGGGAGACGTGGAAAAGATCAAGGAGCTGTTTGCGGAGATTGACCGCGAGTTTGGCCGCCTTGATGTATTCGTCAACAATGCCGCATCCGGCGTGCTTCGCCCGCTGATGGAGCTGGAGGAAAGCCATTGGGATTGGACGATGGATATTAACAGCAAGGCGCTGCTGTTCTCCGCGCAGGAAGCAGCCAAATTGATGATCAAAACAGGCCAAGGCGGAAAAATCGTCAGCCTCTCCAGCCTGGGCTCCATCCGCGTACTCGACAACTACACGACGGTCGGGGTGTCCAAAGCAGCTGTCGAAGCGCTCACCCGTTACCTGGCTGTCGAGCTCGCGCCGCACAACATCGTCGTCAATGCCGTCTCCGGCGGAGCCGTGGATACCGATGCCCTGCGCCATTTCCCCAACCGGGAAGAACTCCTCTCCGATTCGGCAGCGCGCACGCCTGCAGGCCGGATTGTGGAACCGGAAGACCTGGCAAATGCTGTCATGTTCCTGCTCTCCGACAAGGCCTGGATGATCCGCGGTCAGACCCTGATCGTCGACGGAGGCATTTCTCTTCTTACGTAA
- a CDS encoding RNA polymerase sigma factor: MEETQHDVEAWFTLYSHDLYNFLVYFTGHHDVEDLVQEVFMKAMLNKHQFRGRAARKTWLFSIARNLAIDHVRKEKWRRSVLSSFLPFFRSEEKGPDEIAERNEEFHFLYGAIRQLKQTHREVILLRGIQGFSVAETAEILDWSESKVHVTLHRGLKELRKLMTQPEKGGDILASSVK; this comes from the coding sequence TTGGAGGAGACTCAACACGATGTTGAGGCTTGGTTTACCTTGTATAGTCACGATCTGTATAACTTCCTGGTCTATTTTACCGGACATCACGATGTAGAGGATCTCGTACAAGAAGTATTTATGAAAGCCATGCTCAACAAGCATCAGTTTCGGGGGAGAGCTGCACGCAAAACCTGGCTGTTCTCCATCGCCAGAAATTTGGCTATTGATCATGTCAGGAAGGAGAAATGGAGAAGATCCGTATTGTCATCCTTCCTTCCTTTTTTTCGCAGCGAAGAAAAGGGGCCGGATGAGATTGCGGAGCGTAACGAAGAGTTTCACTTCTTGTACGGAGCGATTCGCCAGCTCAAACAAACCCATCGGGAAGTCATCCTGTTGCGCGGGATTCAAGGGTTCTCCGTTGCGGAGACGGCGGAGATCCTCGATTGGAGCGAATCGAAGGTCCATGTTACTTTGCATCGAGGATTAAAAGAGTTGCGCAAATTGATGACGCAACCGGAGAAAGGAGGGGATATCCTTGCGTCCTCTGTCAAATGA
- a CDS encoding zinc metallopeptidase: protein MFFHPMDFLIIIAFGLSLWAQFRVKGTFNRFADVPASSGMTGAEAARRMLDANGLTNVPVEHIPGTLTDHYDPISRVVRLSDPVYMGNSIAAISVACHEVGHAVQHKVSYPMLVARHRIFPIVNLTSGVAPLLLLGGFFFQMTNLLLLGIIFFSAAVAFQLITLPVEFNASSRAKTMMVKMGFIRNYEESGVNKVLGAAALTYVAAALISVLELVKYVMIFNSSNDD from the coding sequence ATGTTTTTTCACCCGATGGACTTTCTGATCATCATCGCATTTGGCCTGTCCCTCTGGGCGCAATTCCGCGTCAAGGGCACGTTTAACCGCTTCGCTGATGTTCCCGCTTCATCCGGCATGACTGGTGCCGAAGCCGCCCGCCGCATGCTGGACGCCAACGGCTTGACCAATGTTCCGGTGGAGCATATCCCGGGTACGCTGACAGACCACTACGATCCGATTTCCCGTGTCGTTCGTCTGTCCGACCCCGTATATATGGGCAATTCGATTGCAGCTATCTCTGTCGCGTGCCACGAAGTGGGCCACGCCGTGCAGCACAAGGTATCCTATCCGATGCTGGTTGCGCGCCACCGCATTTTCCCGATCGTCAACCTGACATCCGGTGTAGCGCCTCTGCTCTTGTTGGGCGGTTTCTTCTTCCAGATGACCAACTTGCTGCTCCTGGGCATTATCTTCTTCTCGGCAGCGGTCGCTTTCCAGCTCATCACCCTGCCGGTCGAGTTCAACGCCAGCAGCCGGGCCAAAACGATGATGGTAAAAATGGGCTTTATCCGCAATTACGAAGAGAGCGGCGTAAACAAGGTACTGGGCGCAGCAGCCCTCACCTATGTGGCCGCAGCCCTGATCTCCGTGCTGGAGCTGGTCAAATACGTCATGATTTTCAACAGCTCCAACGACGACTAA
- a CDS encoding NAD(P)-dependent oxidoreductase, giving the protein MKIGWIGLGNMGIPMASNLLAAGYDVRVWNRTPEKAEPLLRLGASFAESMDDLVAESDVIFTMVSDDEAVKAIYTGPRGLLTAAVRGKLAVDMSTVSPETSRYLAEKSREAGLRFLDAPVSGSVGPAKAGQLVIMVGGAAEDFEQAKPLLDKLGKIALHLGENGAGTSAKLAINLLLAITVQGVAETLLFARGMGIPPEQMLTIISESAVGTPLIRGKAASILVDDYPAAFALKHMAKDLRLAREAGVSTPLAESAAASYRAALENGLGELDLMAILRYFDQK; this is encoded by the coding sequence GTGAAAATCGGATGGATCGGACTTGGAAACATGGGCATCCCGATGGCAAGCAATCTGCTCGCTGCCGGGTATGACGTGCGGGTATGGAACCGCACGCCGGAAAAAGCGGAGCCGCTGCTTCGCCTGGGGGCTTCTTTTGCGGAGAGCATGGACGATCTGGTCGCCGAAAGCGACGTGATCTTTACGATGGTAAGCGATGATGAGGCGGTCAAAGCCATCTACACGGGCCCGAGAGGATTGCTCACGGCGGCTGTCCGCGGCAAGCTGGCCGTGGATATGAGCACTGTCTCCCCGGAGACCTCCCGCTACCTCGCGGAAAAGTCCCGCGAAGCCGGTCTCCGTTTTCTCGATGCGCCTGTCTCCGGCAGCGTCGGGCCGGCTAAAGCCGGACAACTGGTGATTATGGTCGGCGGGGCGGCCGAAGACTTTGAGCAGGCCAAGCCGCTCTTGGACAAGCTGGGCAAAATTGCGCTGCATCTCGGTGAAAACGGTGCCGGAACCTCCGCCAAGCTGGCCATCAATCTGCTGCTCGCAATTACGGTCCAGGGTGTAGCCGAAACGCTGCTGTTCGCACGTGGGATGGGCATCCCTCCCGAGCAGATGCTGACGATTATCTCTGAGAGTGCGGTTGGCACGCCGCTGATTCGGGGCAAGGCTGCCTCCATTTTGGTGGATGACTACCCGGCTGCCTTTGCCCTGAAGCATATGGCCAAGGATCTGCGCCTCGCCCGGGAGGCAGGCGTCTCCACGCCGCTGGCGGAATCCGCCGCAGCCAGCTATCGCGCCGCACTGGAGAACGGCTTGGGCGAGCTGGACCTGATGGCGATTCTCCGCTATTTTGATCAGAAGTAG
- a CDS encoding GNAT family N-acetyltransferase: MLIRPFRLGDYSAITRIWQETGLDGQEAESLNDLAKQLAWDSDLVMVAEQEGRVVGVVVGTIDGTRAYFYRLAVLPELQGTGIGRMLVESLEKRFKQRGVNRVLIMVNQDNPEVLPFYRALGYEMQKYVTLSKKLSS, encoded by the coding sequence ATGTTGATTCGTCCGTTTCGGCTCGGTGACTATTCGGCGATTACGCGCATCTGGCAGGAAACTGGCCTGGATGGGCAGGAGGCAGAATCGCTCAATGATCTGGCCAAGCAGCTGGCATGGGACAGCGATTTGGTCATGGTGGCAGAGCAGGAGGGCAGAGTAGTCGGTGTCGTGGTCGGTACGATCGACGGGACACGGGCCTATTTCTACCGGCTTGCTGTTCTTCCCGAATTGCAGGGTACAGGCATAGGCCGCATGCTGGTGGAGTCGCTGGAGAAGCGCTTCAAGCAAAGAGGCGTCAATCGGGTCCTGATCATGGTGAATCAGGACAATCCCGAAGTTCTCCCGTTTTACCGCGCACTTGGCTATGAGATGCAAAAATATGTTACACTTTCCAAAAAACTCTCTTCCTAA
- a CDS encoding ABC transporter ATP-binding protein — protein sequence MSIRRYMKFVRPYVKQIVGTIFIGIIKFSIPLLLPLIIKYVIDDLLPSPIPREEKLTELFWLMAGAFLVFTVVRAPVEYYRQYFAQWVSSRILFDIRNQLFDHLQRLSMRYYNNHKTGEVISRVINDVESTKSFIDTGLMNLWLDLITIGMTLAVMLYMDVKLTIAAILVFPLYGFSVKYFYKRLRQLTRERSAALAKLQGHLHERVGGISMIRSFALEEHENKVFAKENNHFLKKALALTRWNANTFAVVNTVTDIAPLLVISYAGYQVIHETLTIGTLVAFYAYLDRLYTPLRRLVNSSTTLTQAVASMDRMFEFIDETYDITDKPNAGVLPIDPETGRVRGEVRFENVSFRYREEGPLVLENVNLTIQPGETVAIVGMSGGGKSSLISLLPRFWDVTEGRITIDGIDVRDLQQKNLRSHIGMVLQDNILFSESARVNILMGNPEASDEAVIEAAKAANAHDFIMELPEGYDTELGERGVKLSGGQKQRIAIARVFLRDPGILILDEATSALDLESEHMIQESLARLAKGRTTIIVAHRLSTITHADKIVVMKDGQIAEMGSHEELLGKKGVYHHLWNVQDLGTANEQEPVS from the coding sequence ATGAGCATCCGTCGCTACATGAAGTTTGTGAGACCCTATGTAAAGCAAATCGTGGGCACCATTTTTATCGGCATTATCAAATTTTCCATTCCGCTCCTCTTGCCTCTGATCATCAAGTACGTAATCGATGACCTTTTGCCCAGCCCGATTCCGCGGGAAGAAAAGCTGACGGAGCTGTTTTGGCTGATGGCAGGGGCGTTCCTCGTATTTACTGTGGTCCGCGCTCCTGTGGAATACTATCGGCAGTATTTTGCCCAGTGGGTTTCCAGCCGGATCCTGTTTGACATCCGCAACCAACTGTTCGATCATCTGCAGCGGCTGTCGATGCGGTACTACAACAACCACAAGACAGGGGAAGTCATTTCGCGGGTGATCAACGACGTGGAATCGACGAAAAGCTTCATCGATACGGGGCTGATGAATCTCTGGCTGGATCTGATCACCATCGGCATGACCCTGGCGGTGATGCTCTACATGGATGTGAAGCTCACGATCGCCGCGATCCTGGTGTTTCCGCTGTACGGCTTTTCCGTCAAGTATTTCTACAAAAGACTGCGTCAGCTGACCCGGGAGCGGTCGGCCGCACTGGCCAAGCTGCAGGGGCATCTCCATGAGCGAGTAGGAGGCATCTCGATGATCCGCAGCTTTGCCCTGGAGGAGCATGAGAACAAGGTATTCGCCAAAGAGAACAACCATTTTCTCAAAAAGGCGCTGGCTTTGACGCGCTGGAATGCCAATACATTTGCCGTCGTCAACACGGTTACCGATATCGCCCCCCTGCTGGTGATCTCCTATGCGGGCTATCAAGTGATCCACGAAACGCTGACGATCGGGACACTGGTGGCCTTCTACGCTTATCTCGACCGCCTGTATACGCCGCTGCGCCGCCTCGTCAACTCTTCGACGACGCTGACGCAGGCCGTCGCCTCGATGGATCGGATGTTTGAGTTTATCGACGAGACGTACGATATTACCGACAAGCCGAATGCCGGCGTGCTGCCAATCGACCCTGAGACCGGACGAGTCCGCGGCGAGGTCCGCTTTGAAAACGTCTCCTTCCGCTATCGGGAAGAAGGGCCGCTCGTCCTAGAAAATGTCAATCTGACCATCCAGCCCGGCGAGACCGTCGCGATCGTCGGCATGTCCGGAGGCGGGAAGTCCTCGCTGATCAGCCTCTTGCCGCGTTTCTGGGACGTGACGGAAGGGCGCATCACCATCGACGGGATCGATGTCCGCGATCTCCAGCAGAAGAATCTGCGCAGCCATATCGGCATGGTGCTGCAGGACAACATCCTGTTCAGCGAATCGGCCCGGGTCAACATCCTGATGGGCAACCCGGAGGCGAGCGATGAAGCTGTGATCGAAGCGGCCAAGGCTGCCAATGCCCATGACTTCATCATGGAGCTGCCGGAGGGCTACGACACAGAGCTGGGCGAGCGGGGAGTGAAGCTCTCTGGCGGGCAGAAGCAGCGGATCGCGATTGCGCGGGTCTTCTTGCGGGACCCGGGCATTCTGATACTGGATGAGGCGACCTCTGCTCTGGACCTGGAGTCGGAGCACATGATTCAGGAGTCGCTGGCCCGGCTGGCGAAAGGGAGAACTACGATCATTGTGGCGCATCGCCTGTCGACGATCACGCATGCGGATAAAATTGTCGTGATGAAAGACGGGCAGATCGCAGAGATGGGAAGCCATGAAGAACTGCTGGGGAAAAAGGGCGTCTACCACCACCTGTGGAACGTCCAGGACTTAGGCACTGCAAACGAGCAAGAGCCGGTCTCATAA
- a CDS encoding NAD(P)-binding domain-containing protein, producing MNIGIIGLGNMGQMLVKGLCKSGMISPRDLIVYNRTAEKATALRQLYPFQVAECAQTVCQKADILFLCTKPLDMLPLLRELSLPPHLHLVSVAAGVSLADLESVHSGPVSKVIPTVTSEENRGVSLYMNNAKVTPSERAALLQLLEALGTVEEITEAAIETATILTSSAPGLIAGILEEFAQAAVRHTPELELDSARRMLVETMIGTSLLLERQGLGFDQLIERVATKGGITQEGLSVLGRTLPRAFDDLLHMTTEKHTLLKQLVRRQNDSHTSKTPTQKGESQ from the coding sequence ATGAATATCGGAATTATCGGACTGGGAAACATGGGGCAAATGTTGGTCAAAGGGCTGTGCAAAAGCGGCATGATCTCCCCGCGGGACCTCATCGTATACAACCGCACCGCAGAAAAGGCGACAGCGCTCCGGCAGCTGTATCCTTTTCAGGTGGCGGAGTGTGCCCAGACCGTTTGTCAAAAAGCGGATATACTCTTTCTCTGCACCAAGCCGTTGGATATGCTCCCTCTGCTGCGTGAGCTATCTCTCCCGCCTCACCTCCATCTTGTTTCTGTTGCTGCCGGGGTAAGCCTGGCCGACCTGGAGAGCGTACATAGCGGACCGGTCAGCAAAGTGATCCCGACCGTCACCTCGGAGGAGAATCGCGGCGTCTCTCTTTACATGAACAACGCAAAGGTGACTCCCTCAGAACGAGCTGCGCTGCTGCAATTGCTGGAAGCTCTCGGGACTGTGGAGGAGATCACGGAAGCGGCCATCGAAACAGCGACCATCTTGACCAGCAGTGCCCCAGGATTGATTGCGGGTATCCTGGAGGAGTTTGCCCAAGCTGCCGTACGTCATACGCCAGAGCTGGAGTTGGACAGTGCCCGGCGAATGTTGGTAGAGACCATGATCGGCACCTCACTGCTATTGGAGCGACAGGGGCTGGGATTCGACCAGTTGATCGAGCGCGTCGCGACCAAAGGCGGAATTACGCAGGAAGGGCTAAGTGTACTGGGAAGGACGCTCCCTCGCGCCTTTGACGACCTACTGCACATGACAACGGAAAAACACACGCTGCTCAAACAACTGGTACGGCGTCAAAACGACAGCCACACCAGCAAAACACCTACCCAGAAGGGGGAATCACAGTGA
- a CDS encoding YcdB/YcdC domain-containing protein has protein sequence MRPLSNDDELMNLLKQAPRYRLGQQAQQNIREALRKHENSLPYRRKRQTGLLWMAKSAFVCLSLLIPFFLIVHGSEDEHIPFPEVVRMTTRDIGDLAHHTLAKLYREVPELKGLTVQSESLDTVYDLRLYKAEDQQAHISIHPQTGELLWYQFHQRAPQLSPMDPSTTLAKTKATSFLYGMLGADSRSYKIISNSHAVVFQRFINGIPLLGSQISIQVDSTGKVIGYSTSGRDMEVDLAKAADPADAISVEALKKSISSHMRLRYVENIVVRNPFTGEVAQTGPILEYTPAVRFSGSVSFYADSGKIRYTSNYDRDSSQGVTPIPVRAAEQMVAVPSKKEAAILLNQAFHLQISSEDLKEKKEKRGDTKSYIRYVWAHDESVSVLVEPTTGELVEILKGPPSIRGNLPEQKAAAEAIRYLQQYADPFVREVQIAHFSHSGNEGMYSFFFMASHEGIPVVLSPDQDIAYRINIDSSTGAFLGFQKFHVPAKALSATNLPSKKQVVSPEAAAAEYLKRHSYQLAYLVERGSGSGSNAPVLMYTSELNGSQERSLIDATTGKTISIQN, from the coding sequence TTGCGTCCTCTGTCAAATGACGATGAGCTCATGAACCTGTTAAAGCAAGCCCCCCGCTACCGACTGGGGCAACAAGCCCAACAAAACATAAGGGAGGCATTACGCAAGCATGAGAACTCCCTGCCCTACCGGCGAAAGCGGCAAACGGGCCTGCTCTGGATGGCGAAAAGCGCCTTTGTCTGCCTCAGCCTGCTGATTCCCTTCTTTTTGATCGTTCATGGAAGTGAGGATGAACACATCCCTTTTCCCGAAGTTGTGCGGATGACTACACGCGACATAGGGGATTTGGCCCATCATACCTTGGCGAAGCTGTATCGTGAAGTGCCTGAACTCAAAGGCTTGACCGTTCAGAGTGAGAGCTTGGATACTGTCTACGACCTTCGCTTGTATAAGGCTGAAGATCAGCAAGCCCATATCAGCATACATCCCCAAACGGGAGAATTGCTCTGGTATCAGTTCCACCAGCGGGCTCCCCAGCTCAGTCCCATGGACCCCTCCACCACTCTGGCAAAAACGAAAGCCACTTCATTTCTCTATGGGATGCTGGGTGCGGACAGCCGCTCGTACAAAATCATCTCGAATTCTCATGCCGTGGTCTTCCAACGCTTCATCAACGGCATTCCACTCTTGGGCAGCCAAATCTCCATCCAGGTTGATTCAACTGGCAAAGTGATCGGTTATTCAACATCCGGTCGAGATATGGAGGTCGATCTGGCAAAAGCCGCAGACCCTGCCGACGCGATATCGGTGGAAGCATTAAAAAAGTCCATCTCATCCCATATGCGGCTGCGTTATGTTGAAAATATCGTGGTGAGAAACCCCTTTACCGGCGAGGTTGCTCAAACGGGACCCATTCTCGAATATACGCCAGCGGTGAGATTTTCCGGAAGCGTCAGCTTTTACGCCGACTCAGGGAAAATCAGGTACACCTCCAATTACGATCGCGACAGCAGTCAGGGAGTCACACCGATTCCGGTGAGAGCGGCAGAACAAATGGTTGCCGTCCCCTCCAAAAAAGAGGCGGCTATCCTTTTAAATCAAGCCTTTCACCTCCAGATTTCAAGTGAGGACCTAAAAGAGAAGAAGGAAAAACGAGGAGACACCAAGTCCTACATTCGGTATGTATGGGCACATGATGAATCCGTAAGTGTGTTAGTGGAGCCGACCACAGGCGAACTGGTGGAAATCCTGAAAGGCCCCCCATCAATCAGAGGAAATCTTCCGGAGCAGAAGGCTGCTGCGGAAGCGATCCGCTATTTGCAACAGTATGCAGACCCATTTGTACGAGAAGTACAGATCGCCCACTTCAGTCATTCAGGAAATGAAGGGATGTACTCGTTCTTTTTCATGGCCAGCCATGAGGGCATTCCGGTGGTCCTGTCGCCGGATCAGGACATCGCCTATCGCATAAATATCGATTCTTCCACGGGCGCATTTCTCGGTTTCCAAAAATTCCATGTTCCGGCAAAGGCGCTCTCCGCAACCAACCTGCCGAGTAAAAAACAGGTGGTATCACCCGAGGCAGCCGCAGCTGAGTACCTGAAGCGCCATTCCTATCAGCTTGCCTATCTCGTGGAAAGAGGCAGCGGCTCAGGTTCGAATGCCCCTGTCTTGATGTACACCTCAGAGCTGAACGGAAGTCAGGAGCGCTCCTTGATCGATGCGACGACTGGGAAAACCATATCTATTCAAAATTGA
- a CDS encoding MFS transporter: protein MEAWRRNLYVLCGALFLVMMAMSMIMPFLPLYIQRDFGVEDPHQVTAWAGVIFGANFLTAGLVSPIWGNLADKYGRKIMILRSGYFMSVIIAATGFASSLWMLLGLRLLNGMVGGIIPASTALVASSAPKEQIGWAQGLLQSFITAGSIMGPLFGGLLEPRIGFRMIFVVTGSLILLATLIITFTVKETFVPPPAKERTSLREDFRMIFSSKELPVLFFVTVMIQFALFSIIPILPIYIGILLGSAGNVALWAGIVQAAMGTANVLAAPHLGRFGDRFGSQKVLLGCLVLAGILFIPQGLVSAVWQLVLLRFLLGLSLGGLLPSVNALLRRATPQHMVSRVYGYNNSFVSIGSMLGPMIGGFMAGYLSINGVFFMTSAFLLINAGWVYFSYFRKKEVLQEGS from the coding sequence ATGGAAGCGTGGCGACGCAACCTGTATGTATTGTGCGGAGCGCTGTTTCTCGTGATGATGGCGATGAGCATGATCATGCCGTTCCTGCCTTTGTATATTCAACGCGATTTTGGCGTAGAAGATCCGCATCAAGTGACGGCCTGGGCCGGAGTGATCTTCGGAGCCAACTTCTTGACGGCCGGACTGGTTTCCCCGATCTGGGGCAATCTGGCCGACAAGTACGGGCGCAAGATCATGATATTGCGCTCCGGCTATTTCATGTCCGTCATCATCGCCGCGACAGGCTTTGCCAGCTCGCTCTGGATGCTTCTAGGCCTGCGGCTGCTCAACGGGATGGTCGGGGGGATTATTCCCGCCAGTACCGCCCTGGTCGCCTCATCCGCGCCCAAGGAGCAGATCGGGTGGGCGCAGGGGCTGCTGCAATCCTTTATTACCGCCGGCTCTATCATGGGGCCGCTGTTTGGGGGGCTGCTGGAGCCGCGCATCGGATTTCGGATGATCTTTGTCGTCACGGGCTCGTTGATTTTGCTCGCTACCTTGATCATCACTTTTACGGTCAAAGAGACGTTTGTGCCGCCTCCCGCCAAGGAGCGGACCAGTCTGCGGGAGGATTTCCGCATGATTTTCTCCTCCAAGGAGCTGCCCGTGCTCTTTTTCGTCACGGTGATGATCCAGTTTGCCCTCTTCAGCATTATTCCGATCCTGCCAATCTACATCGGCATCCTCTTGGGCAGCGCGGGAAATGTCGCGCTCTGGGCAGGGATCGTCCAGGCCGCGATGGGTACGGCCAATGTGCTGGCAGCCCCTCATCTGGGCCGTTTTGGGGATCGATTCGGCTCGCAGAAGGTGCTGCTCGGCTGTCTGGTGCTTGCGGGCATCCTGTTCATCCCGCAGGGGCTGGTCTCCGCGGTGTGGCAGCTGGTCTTGCTCCGTTTTCTTTTGGGCTTGTCGCTGGGGGGATTGCTGCCCTCGGTAAACGCGCTGCTGCGGAGAGCCACGCCGCAGCACATGGTCAGCCGGGTCTACGGCTACAACAACAGCTTCGTCAGCATCGGCAGCATGCTGGGGCCGATGATCGGCGGCTTTATGGCCGGGTACCTGAGCATCAACGGCGTCTTCTTCATGACCAGCGCGTTTTTGCTGATCAATGCCGGCTGGGTGTATTTCAGCTATTTTCGGAAAAAAGAAGTCTTGCAGGAGGGCAGCTGA